Proteins from a single region of Melanotaenia boesemani isolate fMelBoe1 chromosome 3, fMelBoe1.pri, whole genome shotgun sequence:
- the chchd4a gene encoding mitochondrial intermembrane space import and assembly protein 40, whose amino-acid sequence MSYCKQDGKDRVIFVTKEDHETPSNAELVADDPDDPYEEQGLILPNGEINWNCPCLGGMASGPCGSQFKEAFSCFHYSKEEVKGSECINQFRGMQECMQKYPELYPQEEDKESSPEAESKSGSASADSSALLSKNDSIPSTSAASSDSMSSTNSPSAS is encoded by the exons ATGTCGTACTGCAAGCAAGACG GTAAGGATCGTGTCATTTTTGTGACCAAAGAAGACCACGAGACACCCAGCAATGCAGAGTTGGTCGCAGATGACCCCGATGATCCTTATGAGGAGCAGG GCCTGATCCTGCCTAATGGAGAAATAAACTGGAACTGCCCGTGTCTGGGTGGCATGGCCAGCGGACCCTGTGGCTCTCAGTTCAAGGAGGCCTTCTCCTGCTTCCACTACAGCAAGGAAGAGGTGAAGGGCTCTGAGTGCATCAACCAGTTCCGTGGCATGCAAGAATGCATGCAGAAGTACCCCGAGCTCTATCCTCAGGAAGAAGATAAAGAAAGCTCCCCAGAGGCAGAATCTAAATCTGGCTCTGCTTCTGCTGACAGCTCTGCCTTATTGTCCAAGAATGACTCTATACCATCCACTTCAGCGGCTTCATCTGACAGCATGTCCTCTACAAACAGCCCGTCTGCCAGCTAG